The following are encoded in a window of Bradyrhizobium guangdongense genomic DNA:
- the pcaF gene encoding 3-oxoadipyl-CoA thiolase has product MRDVFICDAVRTPIGRFGGSLAKVRADDLAAAPIKALMAKHPNLDWAQVDEVFFGCANQAGEDNRNVARMALLLAGLPDSVPGQTLNRLCASGLDAVGAAGRAIRSGEVELAIAGGVESMTRAPFVMGKAQEAFSRSAEIFDTTIGWRFINPLLKAQYGVDAMPETGENVAEEFQVSRADQDAFAIRSQQRAGKAIASGYFAEEITPITIPGGKAGPITVEKDEHPRPETTLEGLAKLKPIVRNPGTVTAGNASGVNDGAAAMILASEAAVKKHGLTPRARILGLASAGVPPRIMGIGPVPATRKLMERLGKKITDFDLIELNEAFASQGIACMRQLGVADDADFVNPHGGAIALGHPLGMSGARLALTAVHGMEKRGGKLALATMCVGVGQGVAVAIEKVN; this is encoded by the coding sequence ATGCGTGACGTCTTTATCTGCGATGCCGTACGGACCCCGATCGGCCGTTTCGGCGGCTCGCTCGCCAAGGTGCGTGCCGACGACCTCGCGGCCGCCCCGATCAAGGCGCTGATGGCCAAGCATCCCAATCTGGACTGGGCGCAGGTCGACGAAGTCTTCTTCGGCTGCGCCAACCAGGCCGGCGAGGACAATCGCAATGTCGCGCGCATGGCCCTGCTGCTCGCAGGCCTGCCGGATTCGGTGCCCGGCCAGACCCTCAACCGGCTCTGCGCCTCCGGCCTCGACGCGGTCGGCGCTGCGGGCCGCGCCATCCGCTCCGGCGAGGTCGAGCTGGCGATTGCCGGCGGCGTCGAATCCATGACCCGCGCGCCCTTCGTGATGGGCAAGGCGCAGGAAGCGTTCTCGCGCTCCGCCGAGATCTTCGACACCACCATCGGCTGGCGCTTCATCAATCCGCTGCTGAAGGCGCAGTATGGCGTCGACGCGATGCCGGAGACCGGCGAGAACGTCGCCGAGGAATTCCAGGTCTCGCGCGCCGACCAGGATGCCTTCGCCATCCGCTCGCAGCAGCGCGCCGGCAAGGCGATCGCATCGGGCTATTTCGCCGAGGAGATCACGCCGATCACCATTCCCGGCGGCAAGGCCGGTCCCATCACGGTCGAGAAAGACGAGCATCCGCGCCCCGAGACCACGCTCGAAGGTCTCGCCAAGTTGAAGCCGATCGTGCGCAACCCCGGCACGGTCACCGCCGGCAACGCCTCCGGCGTCAATGACGGCGCGGCCGCGATGATCCTGGCGTCCGAAGCCGCTGTGAAGAAGCACGGCCTGACGCCGCGCGCGCGCATTCTCGGTCTCGCTTCGGCCGGCGTGCCGCCGCGCATCATGGGCATCGGCCCGGTACCGGCCACCCGCAAGCTGATGGAGCGGCTCGGCAAGAAGATCACCGATTTCGACCTGATCGAGCTGAACGAAGCCTTCGCCTCGCAGGGCATCGCCTGCATGCGCCAGCTCGGCGTCGCCGACGATGCCGATTTCGTCAATCCGCATGGCGGCGCCATCGCGCTCGGCCATCCGCTCGGCATGAGCGGCGCGCGCCTCGCGCTCACCGCCGTGCACGGCATGGAGAAGCGCGGCGGCAAGCTCGCGCTCGCCACCATGTGCGTCGGTGTCGGCCAGGGCGTGGCTGTCGCGATCGAGAAGGTGAACTGA
- the mutS gene encoding DNA mismatch repair protein MutS, with product MTMQQPIPAPPPDEVPAQPAEAAARVTPMMEQYLEIKAAHQGLLLFYRMGDFYELFFEDAEIASKTLGIVLTKRGKHQGADIPMCGVPVERSEDYLHRLISAGHRVAVCEQTEDPAAAKARGNKSVVRRGVVRLVTPGTLTEDTLLDARANNYLLAIARARSSAGGDRFGLAWIDISTAEFTVTEVSGGELAATLARINPNEAIITDALYGDNELAQTLRELPAVTPVTRDVFDGATAEKRLCDYFAVATMDGLTQLSRLEASAAAAAVTYVDRTQVGKHPPLSPPSREASGATMAIDPATRANLELTRTLAGERRGSLLDAIDSTVTSAGSRLLAQRLAAPLTDPAAIARRLDAVSAFVADSATREDIRSILRGAPDMSRALARLSVGRGGPRDLAGLRDGILAADQVLARLGELDQPPQEIAAVMAALKRPSRELAAEFARALDEQLPLIKRDGGFVRQGYEPALDEARNLRDASRLVVASMQARYADDTGVKALKIRHNNVLGYFVEVTAQHGDKLMSAPLNATFIHRQTLAGQVRFTTSELAEIEAKIANAGDRALNLELEIFERLCAKAIEISDDLRAAAQGFALLDVATSLAKLAVDENYVRPEVDGSLGFAIEAGRHPVVEQALKRNGEPFIANSCDLSPSPAQKSGQLWLLTGPNMAGKSTFLRQNALIALLAQIGSFVPAARARIGIIDRLFSRVGAADDLARGRSTFMVEMVETAAILNQAGERSLVILDEIGRGTATFDGLSIAWAAIEHLHESNRCRTLFATHYHELTALSAKLPRMFNATVRVKEWQGNVVFLHEVLPGSADRSYGIQVAKLAGLPPAVITRAKSVLAKLEAQDRCQTARALADDLPLFAVPSRAAADAAPPSEAELLIEAVKALHPDEMSPREALDALYALKAKLPKQ from the coding sequence ATGACGATGCAACAGCCGATCCCCGCGCCGCCCCCCGACGAGGTCCCCGCTCAGCCCGCGGAAGCCGCTGCGCGCGTCACGCCGATGATGGAACAGTATCTGGAGATCAAGGCGGCACATCAGGGCCTCCTGCTGTTCTACCGGATGGGCGACTTCTACGAGCTGTTCTTCGAGGACGCCGAGATCGCGTCCAAGACGCTCGGCATCGTCCTGACCAAGCGCGGCAAGCATCAGGGTGCCGATATCCCGATGTGCGGCGTGCCGGTCGAGCGCTCCGAGGACTATCTGCACCGCCTGATCAGCGCCGGCCACCGGGTCGCGGTGTGCGAGCAGACCGAGGACCCTGCGGCCGCGAAGGCACGCGGCAACAAGAGCGTCGTGCGCCGCGGCGTGGTGCGGCTGGTCACGCCGGGCACGCTGACCGAGGACACGCTGCTGGATGCGCGCGCCAACAACTATCTGCTGGCGATCGCACGTGCCCGCTCCTCCGCCGGCGGCGACCGTTTCGGGCTTGCCTGGATCGACATCTCCACGGCTGAGTTCACCGTCACCGAAGTTTCGGGTGGCGAGCTCGCCGCAACGCTGGCGCGCATCAACCCGAACGAGGCCATCATCACCGACGCGCTCTATGGCGACAACGAACTCGCGCAGACCTTGCGCGAGCTCCCGGCGGTGACGCCGGTCACCCGCGACGTCTTCGACGGCGCCACCGCGGAGAAGCGGCTCTGCGACTATTTTGCGGTCGCGACCATGGACGGGCTGACGCAGCTGTCGCGGCTGGAGGCCAGTGCTGCAGCCGCCGCCGTCACCTATGTCGACCGCACCCAGGTCGGCAAGCATCCGCCGCTGTCACCGCCCTCGCGCGAAGCCTCCGGCGCGACCATGGCGATCGATCCCGCCACCCGCGCCAATCTGGAGCTGACGCGAACGCTCGCGGGCGAGCGTCGCGGCTCGCTGCTCGATGCGATCGATAGCACGGTAACCTCGGCCGGCTCGCGCCTGCTGGCACAACGGCTCGCCGCGCCTTTGACGGACCCAGCGGCGATCGCGCGGCGGCTCGATGCCGTCAGCGCCTTCGTGGCGGATTCGGCTACGCGCGAAGACATCCGGAGCATTTTGCGCGGCGCGCCCGACATGTCGCGGGCGCTCGCCCGTCTCTCGGTCGGCCGCGGCGGCCCGCGCGACCTCGCGGGCCTGCGCGACGGCATCCTCGCCGCCGACCAGGTGCTGGCGCGGCTCGGCGAACTCGACCAGCCGCCGCAGGAGATCGCCGCGGTGATGGCGGCGCTGAAGCGGCCATCGCGCGAGCTCGCGGCCGAATTCGCCCGCGCGCTCGACGAACAACTGCCGCTGATCAAGCGCGACGGCGGTTTCGTTCGCCAAGGCTACGAGCCGGCGCTCGACGAGGCGCGAAACCTGCGCGACGCCTCGCGCCTGGTCGTGGCCTCAATGCAGGCGCGCTACGCCGACGACACCGGCGTCAAGGCGCTCAAGATCCGGCACAACAACGTGCTCGGCTATTTCGTCGAGGTGACCGCGCAGCACGGCGACAAGCTGATGTCCGCGCCGCTCAACGCGACCTTCATCCACCGCCAGACGCTGGCGGGCCAGGTGCGCTTCACGACTTCGGAGCTCGCCGAGATCGAAGCCAAGATCGCCAATGCCGGCGACCGCGCGCTCAACCTCGAGCTCGAGATCTTCGAGCGGCTCTGTGCCAAAGCGATCGAGATCAGCGATGATCTGCGGGCCGCTGCGCAAGGCTTTGCGCTGCTCGATGTTGCGACCTCGCTGGCCAAGCTCGCGGTCGATGAGAATTATGTCCGCCCGGAGGTCGACGGCTCGCTCGGCTTTGCAATCGAGGCCGGCCGTCATCCCGTGGTCGAGCAGGCCCTGAAGCGCAATGGCGAGCCGTTCATCGCCAATTCCTGCGACCTCTCGCCGAGCCCAGCGCAAAAATCCGGCCAGCTCTGGCTGCTGACCGGCCCGAACATGGCGGGTAAATCGACCTTCCTGCGCCAGAACGCGCTGATTGCCCTGCTCGCGCAGATCGGCAGCTTCGTGCCCGCCGCGCGCGCGCGGATCGGCATCATCGACCGCCTGTTCTCGCGCGTCGGCGCCGCCGACGATCTCGCCCGCGGCCGCTCCACCTTCATGGTGGAGATGGTCGAGACCGCGGCGATCCTGAACCAGGCCGGCGAACGTTCGCTCGTCATCCTGGATGAGATCGGCCGCGGCACCGCGACCTTCGACGGCCTCTCCATTGCCTGGGCCGCGATCGAGCATCTGCACGAGAGCAATCGCTGCCGCACGCTGTTCGCAACGCATTATCACGAGCTCACTGCGCTCTCGGCAAAACTGCCGCGCATGTTCAATGCGACGGTGCGGGTCAAGGAATGGCAGGGCAATGTCGTGTTCTTGCACGAGGTGCTGCCGGGCTCGGCGGACCGTTCCTACGGCATCCAGGTGGCAAAACTCGCCGGCCTGCCGCCGGCCGTGATCACGCGCGCGAAATCGGTGCTGGCAAAACTCGAAGCTCAGGACCGCTGCCAGACCGCGCGTGCGCTGGCCGACGATCTGCCGCTGTTCGCGGTGCCCTCACGCGCCGCCGCCGACGCTGCGCCGCCGAGCGAGGCCGAGCTGCTGATCGAGGCGGTGAAGGCGTTGCATCCCGACGAGATGTCGCCGCGCGAAGCGCTGGATGCGCTCTATGCGCTGAAGGCGAAACTGCCGAAGCAGTGA
- a CDS encoding dioxygenase has protein sequence MIIAREQDVTAAALAVMERTSDPRMQQIMVSLVKHLHGFVRDVRLTEKEFRDATSIIAELGKLTTDTHNEVVLMAGSLGVSSLVCLLNNGDQGNTETDQSLLGPFWRLNSPRVENDGSIVRSETPGAPLFVSARVVDKDGRPVVGAEVDVWHASPVGLYENQDPEQANMNLRGKFTTDADGRFSFRSVMMIGYPIPTDGVVGRLLEAQGRHPYRPAHLHALICKPGFKVLISQVYDPNDPHIDSDVQFGVTQALIGKFVRHETPHPTARDVSATWYSLDHTYRLEAGEAVLPRAPIK, from the coding sequence ATGATCATCGCGCGCGAGCAGGACGTCACGGCCGCCGCTCTGGCGGTGATGGAGCGGACGTCCGATCCGCGGATGCAGCAGATCATGGTCTCGCTGGTCAAGCATTTGCACGGCTTCGTCCGTGACGTCAGGCTGACCGAGAAGGAATTCCGCGACGCCACCTCTATCATTGCCGAGCTCGGAAAGCTGACCACCGACACGCATAACGAAGTGGTGCTGATGGCGGGCTCGCTCGGCGTCTCGTCGCTGGTCTGCCTGCTCAACAACGGCGACCAGGGCAATACGGAAACCGATCAATCGCTGCTCGGCCCGTTCTGGCGTTTGAACTCGCCGCGGGTGGAGAACGATGGGTCGATCGTCCGCTCCGAAACCCCCGGCGCGCCGCTGTTCGTCAGCGCCCGCGTCGTCGACAAGGACGGCCGTCCGGTGGTCGGGGCGGAGGTCGATGTCTGGCACGCCTCGCCGGTCGGGCTTTACGAGAACCAGGATCCCGAGCAGGCCAACATGAACCTGCGCGGCAAGTTCACCACCGATGCCGACGGGCGCTTTTCCTTCCGCTCGGTGATGATGATCGGCTATCCGATTCCGACCGACGGCGTCGTCGGCCGTCTGCTCGAGGCGCAGGGCCGGCATCCCTATCGTCCGGCGCATCTGCACGCTTTGATCTGCAAGCCCGGCTTCAAGGTGCTGATCTCGCAGGTCTACGATCCCAACGATCCTCATATCGACAGCGACGTGCAGTTCGGCGTGACGCAGGCGCTGATCGGCAAGTTCGTGCGCCACGAGACGCCGCATCCGACCGCGCGCGACGTTTCGGCGACCTGGTATTCGCTCGACCACACCTACCGGCTCGAGGCCGGCGAGGCCGTGCTGCCGCGCGCGCCCATCAAATAG
- a CDS encoding methyl-accepting chemotaxis protein, which yields MFGRKSQVDAQARLDAIGRSQAMIEFNLDGTIITANKNFLDALGYQLGEIQGKHHSMFVPADQRDSAEYKAFWAALNRGEYQAREFKRIAKGGREVWIEASYNPVLDGDGKTVMVAKIATDITAKKIRSMTDASKIAAISRAQAVIEFKLDGTIVTANENFCNALGYSLAEIEGKHHSLFVAEADRNGAAYREFWAALNRGDYQAGEFKRIGKGGKEVWILASYNPLLDESGKPYGVVKFATDITAEKLKNADLAGQIAAIDKAQAVIEFNMDGTVNTANANFLTALGYSLAEIKGKHHSMFVEPSERDGAAYREFWAALNRGQYQAGEYKRIGKGGKEVYIQASYNPIFDLNGKPFKVVKYATDTTKQVLVRMGNERVRGMMESVAAGSEELNASVREISEAMTKSRETAMSAVDQVAAADAQAQRLTEAAQAMSGIVEMINSITGQINLLALNATIESARAGEAGRGFAVVASEVKSLANQAKQATDKIGQEIGSLNGISGDVVSALSSIKQAINNVSEYVTSTAAAIEEQSTVTNEMSTSMQRAAAEAAAMAARA from the coding sequence ATGTTCGGTCGCAAATCCCAGGTTGATGCACAAGCGCGGCTCGATGCTATCGGCCGCTCTCAGGCGATGATCGAATTCAATCTGGATGGCACGATCATCACGGCCAACAAGAATTTTCTCGACGCCCTCGGCTATCAGCTTGGCGAAATCCAGGGCAAGCATCATTCCATGTTCGTGCCGGCCGACCAGCGCGACAGTGCCGAGTACAAGGCGTTCTGGGCTGCATTGAACCGCGGCGAGTATCAGGCGCGGGAGTTCAAACGGATCGCGAAAGGCGGCCGCGAGGTCTGGATCGAAGCGTCCTACAATCCGGTGCTCGACGGCGACGGCAAGACGGTGATGGTCGCCAAGATTGCGACCGACATCACTGCGAAGAAAATCCGGAGCATGACGGATGCTTCGAAGATCGCCGCCATCAGCCGCGCCCAGGCCGTCATCGAGTTCAAGCTCGATGGCACCATCGTCACGGCCAACGAGAATTTCTGCAACGCGCTCGGCTATTCGCTTGCCGAGATCGAGGGCAAGCACCACAGCCTGTTCGTCGCAGAAGCTGACCGCAACGGCGCGGCCTATCGGGAATTCTGGGCCGCGCTCAACCGCGGCGACTACCAGGCGGGAGAGTTCAAACGGATCGGCAAGGGCGGCAAGGAGGTCTGGATCCTCGCTTCCTACAATCCGCTGCTCGACGAAAGCGGAAAACCCTACGGCGTCGTCAAGTTCGCGACCGACATCACTGCGGAGAAGCTGAAGAATGCCGATCTCGCCGGTCAGATCGCGGCGATCGACAAAGCGCAGGCCGTGATCGAGTTCAACATGGACGGTACGGTCAACACCGCGAATGCCAACTTCCTGACCGCGCTCGGCTATTCGCTGGCCGAGATCAAGGGCAAGCATCACAGCATGTTCGTGGAGCCCAGTGAGCGCGACGGCGCGGCCTATCGCGAGTTCTGGGCCGCGCTCAACCGCGGTCAGTATCAGGCCGGGGAATACAAGCGCATCGGCAAGGGCGGCAAGGAAGTCTATATCCAGGCCTCCTACAATCCGATCTTCGACCTCAACGGCAAGCCGTTCAAGGTCGTGAAATATGCCACCGACACCACCAAGCAGGTGCTGGTCCGCATGGGCAACGAGCGTGTCCGCGGCATGATGGAATCCGTCGCGGCCGGTTCGGAGGAACTCAACGCTTCGGTGCGCGAGATCTCCGAGGCAATGACAAAGTCGCGCGAGACCGCGATGAGCGCCGTGGATCAAGTCGCCGCCGCCGATGCCCAGGCGCAACGTCTGACCGAAGCCGCGCAGGCGATGAGCGGGATCGTCGAGATGATCAACAGCATCACCGGCCAGATCAACCTGCTGGCGCTGAACGCCACGATCGAATCCGCCCGCGCCGGTGAAGCCGGTCGTGGTTTTGCCGTGGTGGCGTCCGAAGTGAAGAGCCTCGCCAACCAGGCGAAACAGGCCACCGACAAGATCGGCCAGGAGATCGGCAGCCTCAACGGCATTTCCGGCGATGTCGTCAGCGCGCTGAGCTCGATCAAGCAGGCGATCAACAACGTCAGCGAATATGTCACCTCGACCGCCGCCGCGATCGAAGAGCAGAGCACGGTGACGAACGAGATGTCGACCAGCATGCAGCGCGCTGCCGCGGAAGCAGCGGCTATGGCGGCGAGGGCGTAG
- the pcaH gene encoding protocatechuate 3,4-dioxygenase subunit beta, whose protein sequence is MTFIYPTDSNKAHPLPLSPEYKSSIKRAPNKPLIPMRHTLSELTGPVYGHETVREGDNDLTTQHTGEPLGERIIVHGHVRDEDGRGVANTLVEIWQANACGRYVHVRDQHPAPLDPNFTGAGRTVSDASGYYRFVSIKPGAYPWGNHHNAWRPAHIHLSVFGHSFVSRLVTQMYFPGDPLFPFDPIFNSVPDEKARMRMVSSFDLENTKPEWALCYRFDIVLRGKNATPMETH, encoded by the coding sequence ATGACATTCATCTATCCCACCGACAGCAACAAGGCGCATCCGCTGCCGCTGTCGCCCGAGTACAAGAGCTCGATCAAGCGCGCGCCGAACAAGCCCTTGATCCCGATGCGCCACACCCTGTCGGAACTCACCGGGCCCGTGTACGGCCACGAAACCGTGCGCGAGGGCGACAACGACCTCACCACCCAGCACACGGGCGAGCCGCTCGGCGAGCGCATCATCGTGCACGGCCATGTCCGTGACGAGGACGGCCGTGGCGTGGCCAACACGCTGGTCGAGATCTGGCAGGCCAATGCCTGCGGCCGCTACGTCCATGTCCGCGACCAGCATCCGGCGCCGCTCGATCCGAACTTCACCGGTGCGGGCCGCACCGTGAGCGATGCATCAGGCTATTATCGCTTCGTCAGCATCAAGCCCGGTGCCTATCCGTGGGGCAATCACCACAATGCCTGGCGTCCCGCCCACATCCATCTCTCGGTGTTCGGTCATTCCTTCGTCTCGCGCCTGGTGACGCAGATGTACTTCCCGGGCGATCCGCTGTTCCCGTTCGATCCGATCTTCAACTCGGTGCCGGACGAGAAGGCGCGGATGCGCATGGTCTCCTCGTTCGACCTGGAGAATACCAAGCCCGAATGGGCGCTGTGCTACCGCTTCGACATCGTGCTGCGCGGCAAGAACGCCACCCCCATGGAGACCCACTAA